A single genomic interval of Lathyrus oleraceus cultivar Zhongwan6 chromosome 7, CAAS_Psat_ZW6_1.0, whole genome shotgun sequence harbors:
- the LOC127107183 gene encoding chromophore lyase CRL, chloroplastic: MGTDSNGWNRARGLAFKALLFIGGALLVKRLRKSTTRWDHARLVAHSLTGEKYSKDQASRDPDNYFNIRMRTCPAAELVDGSEVLYFEQAFWRSPQKPFRQRLLMAKPCPKELTCDVEYICH, from the exons ATGGGTACGGATTCCAATGGATGGAACCGTGCTCGAGGGTTAGCATTCAAAGCTCTCCTTTTCATCGGTGGTGCTCTTCTCGTTAAACGTCTCCGTAAGTCCACCACTCGTTGGGACCATGCTCGCTTGGTCGCTCACTCCCTCACCGGCGAAAAG TATTCCAAGGACCAAGCTTCTAGAGACCCTGACAACTATTTCAATATTAG AATGCGTACTTGTCCAGCAGCAGAGTTAGTAGATGGTTCAGAAGTTCTATATTTTGAGCAG GCTTTTTGGAGGAGTCCACAAAAACCCTTTCGCCAG AGGTTGTTAATGGCAAAACCTTGTCCGAAAGAGTTGACATGTGATGTTGAG TACATATGCCATTAG